One Dysosmobacter welbionis DNA segment encodes these proteins:
- a CDS encoding TraX family protein: MTDHCLEESRGLSGGTPQGLPACPPPSAECLERSRGGLSLNHLKAVAVAAMVIDHIAFAFVPDGTLLAILLHSIGKITGPTMFFAAVEGCHHTRNLNRYLLRLAVFALVSWFPFLYFHFGGDLAAIQLMRPNVIYTIFLGVLAVRIRRSPRLCSAWKVLLILLLFILSVPADWGYTGVVIILVFDYYYGSWKHQAFAYCMVVMLDMGVLSLLIHPFFGLFYDHVFQIDWELYAYSVEYVGAFLPLLLLSRYTGRHGTSGGFSKWFFYMFYPLHLLVLGWLRAVL; encoded by the coding sequence ATGACCGACCACTGTCTGGAGGAAAGCCGCGGCCTTTCCGGAGGAACGCCACAGGGGCTGCCCGCCTGCCCTCCCCCGTCCGCTGAATGCCTGGAGCGGTCCCGGGGCGGGCTCTCCCTCAATCATCTGAAGGCCGTGGCGGTGGCGGCCATGGTGATCGACCATATCGCCTTCGCCTTTGTCCCCGACGGCACCCTGTTGGCGATTCTCCTGCATTCCATCGGAAAAATCACCGGCCCCACCATGTTCTTTGCCGCCGTGGAGGGCTGTCACCACACCAGAAACCTCAACCGGTATCTGCTCCGCCTGGCTGTTTTCGCGCTGGTCAGCTGGTTTCCCTTTCTGTACTTCCACTTCGGCGGCGATCTGGCCGCCATCCAGCTGATGCGCCCCAATGTCATCTATACCATTTTTCTGGGCGTTCTGGCGGTCCGCATCCGCAGGAGCCCGCGCCTCTGCTCTGCCTGGAAGGTCCTGCTGATTTTGCTCCTGTTCATCCTGTCTGTCCCGGCGGACTGGGGCTACACAGGCGTGGTGATTATCCTGGTGTTCGACTATTATTATGGCAGTTGGAAGCACCAGGCGTTTGCCTACTGCATGGTGGTCATGCTGGACATGGGGGTGCTCTCCCTGCTGATCCACCCGTTTTTCGGACTGTTTTACGACCATGTCTTCCAGATCGACTGGGAGCTCTACGCCTACTCCGTCGAGTACGTGGGGGCGTTTCTGCCGCTGCTGCTCCTCTCCCGCTACACAGGCCGGCACGGAACCAGCGGCGGTTTTTCCAAGTGGTTCTTTTATATGTTCTACCCCCTCCACCTGCTGGTCCTGGGCTGGCTCCGGGCCGTGCTGTAA
- the rsmI gene encoding 16S rRNA (cytidine(1402)-2'-O)-methyltransferase — MSGTLYLVATPIGNLGDFSPRAAETLGAVDFIAAEDTRVSVKLLNHFQIKKPLVSYHEHNHAAAGQAILQRLLAGESCALVTDAGTPAISDPGEDLVRLCAENGVEVLSIPGCCAAVNALAVSGLPTGRFTFEGFITVNKKSRRERLDSLKNEERTMIFHEAPHKLRATLEDLRETFGPDRRVALCRELTKLHEETVRTTLGEAAAYYQENTPKGEYVLVVAGSPPRETAAVTLEEGTEQVLRLVAQGIRLKDAAREVSAHTGLSKNELYAAALERS; from the coding sequence ATGAGCGGTACGCTGTATCTGGTGGCCACGCCCATCGGCAACCTGGGGGACTTCTCTCCCCGGGCAGCGGAGACGCTGGGAGCCGTGGACTTCATCGCCGCGGAGGACACCCGGGTCTCTGTGAAGCTGTTGAATCACTTTCAGATCAAAAAGCCCCTGGTGAGCTACCACGAACACAACCATGCCGCTGCGGGCCAGGCCATCCTGCAGCGGCTGCTGGCTGGGGAGTCCTGCGCTCTGGTGACGGACGCCGGTACACCGGCCATCTCCGATCCCGGAGAGGATCTGGTGCGGCTATGTGCCGAAAATGGGGTGGAGGTGCTCTCCATCCCCGGCTGCTGCGCGGCAGTGAATGCCCTGGCGGTCAGCGGCCTGCCCACGGGGCGGTTCACCTTTGAGGGCTTCATCACCGTCAACAAGAAAAGCCGCCGGGAACGGCTGGACTCTCTGAAAAACGAGGAGCGGACCATGATCTTCCACGAGGCGCCCCACAAGCTGCGCGCCACGCTGGAGGACCTGCGGGAGACCTTCGGCCCGGACCGGCGGGTGGCCCTGTGCCGGGAGCTGACGAAGCTCCACGAGGAGACTGTGCGCACCACCCTGGGAGAAGCGGCGGCCTATTACCAGGAAAACACCCCCAAGGGAGAATACGTGCTGGTGGTGGCGGGCAGCCCGCCCCGGGAGACCGCCGCCGTCACGCTGGAGGAGGGGACAGAGCAAGTCCTGCGGCTGGTGGCCCAGGGAATCCGGCTGAAAGATGCCGCCCGGGAGGTATCGGCCCACACGGGTCTTTCCAAAAACGAGCTGTACGCCGCGGCCCTGGAGCGGTCATGA
- a CDS encoding AbrB/MazE/SpoVT family DNA-binding domain-containing protein — protein MKSTGIVRKVDELGRIVLPIEMRRTLDIGEKDALEIYVEGSSVILKKYKPSCVFCDATKDITVFKGKNICPKCLKELKEL, from the coding sequence GTGAAATCAACGGGAATTGTCAGAAAGGTGGATGAACTGGGACGGATCGTGCTCCCTATCGAGATGCGCCGGACGCTGGATATCGGCGAGAAGGATGCATTGGAAATCTATGTGGAAGGCTCGTCCGTCATTCTGAAAAAATACAAGCCCAGCTGCGTTTTCTGCGACGCCACCAAAGACATCACGGTATTCAAGGGGAAGAATATCTGCCCCAAGTGCCTGAAAGAATTGAAAGAGCTGTGA
- a CDS encoding nucleoside recognition domain-containing protein, with product MAMTWIWTGMVVLSLVFGLFTGNLDAVADAAMDGAASAVELSVSMAGILCLWSGVMEIMNVCGLSAGLARAFRPILRRLMPQASRDEKTLAALSANVSANLLGLGNAATPLGIQAARRMARGCSGTASDELCLLVVLNTASIQLLPATIASVRSASGAQSPFDILPAVWLASALSVVVGVLTAKFLAAVGRCRR from the coding sequence ATGGCAATGACCTGGATCTGGACCGGGATGGTGGTGCTGTCCCTGGTCTTCGGCCTGTTCACCGGGAATCTGGACGCCGTGGCCGACGCAGCTATGGACGGCGCCGCCTCCGCCGTGGAGCTCAGTGTCTCCATGGCCGGCATTCTGTGCCTGTGGAGCGGCGTCATGGAAATCATGAATGTCTGCGGCCTCTCTGCCGGATTGGCCCGGGCCTTCCGGCCCATTCTGCGGCGACTGATGCCCCAGGCCAGCCGGGATGAAAAAACGTTGGCGGCACTCTCCGCCAACGTGTCCGCCAATCTGCTGGGACTGGGCAACGCCGCCACGCCCCTCGGGATCCAGGCGGCCCGACGGATGGCCCGCGGCTGCAGCGGCACCGCCAGCGACGAACTGTGCCTGCTGGTGGTGCTGAATACCGCTTCCATCCAGCTGCTGCCCGCCACCATCGCCTCCGTCCGCAGCGCCAGTGGAGCCCAGTCTCCCTTCGACATCCTGCCGGCGGTGTGGCTGGCCTCGGCCCTGTCGGTGGTGGTTGGCGTTCTGACGGCCAAATTCCTGGCCGCCGTGGGGAGGTGCCGGCGTTGA